Proteins encoded within one genomic window of Kibdelosporangium phytohabitans:
- a CDS encoding pyridoxamine 5'-phosphate oxidase family protein: MDQSAVDEVLNKPYSKQLLARDLGRLAFVALDGTPRALPIGIFWNGTEIVMCTAKNARKLPALRRNPAVALTIDTESHPPKVLLLRGNAELDEVDGIPYEYMRWNGTYNMTPEQRAEWEVGVRSLYDGMVRVVVKPTWAKLIDFETTLPTAIAELMQRQQERWPA, translated from the coding sequence ATGGATCAAAGCGCTGTCGACGAAGTCCTGAACAAGCCGTACAGCAAGCAACTGCTGGCCCGTGACCTCGGCAGGCTGGCCTTCGTCGCACTCGACGGCACCCCGCGGGCCCTGCCGATCGGGATCTTCTGGAACGGCACCGAAATCGTCATGTGCACGGCGAAGAACGCACGCAAGCTGCCCGCGTTGCGCCGCAATCCAGCGGTCGCGCTGACGATCGACACCGAGTCGCACCCGCCGAAAGTCCTGTTGCTGCGCGGCAACGCCGAACTGGACGAAGTGGACGGCATCCCGTACGAGTACATGCGGTGGAACGGCACTTACAACATGACGCCCGAACAACGGGCCGAGTGGGAGGTCGGTGTCCGTTCGCTCTACGACGGCATGGTCCGGGTCGTGGTGAAGCCGACGTGGGCGAAGCTGATCGACTTCGAGACGACCCTGCCCACCGCCATCGCCGAACTCATGCAGCGGCAGCAGGAACGCTGGCCGGCCTGA
- a CDS encoding PA2928 family protein: MYQPIRKARRRLPVLLLIPLLLFGLMFFGFSYLVSSEPDIEVQTGVGFAASDGRELVLVPYERHGTRGMFQMMTQDMFQVRLAAVDMATGTAVWDTQLSDKLVWEASVLAAGRSHLYVATDSGLVILDLRTGAEVAAGGAVTGLGEKYVAGRAAYGYDPDGRSVVAMNADGALLTIGLDSVTAGPARPEIAAKWAGVLSPGRPDTSPSATASKVSLATGEQVQLRERAVGNALVRVGADKRETPLGNVVFPSAALVVGGATPQHVLVRHNRTVNDTDPALSVVSLQTGAVTGALPIESSPERALTASNGTTAVVTRTEIATVTADGRISALTIGKTDFFGN, encoded by the coding sequence ATGTACCAGCCGATCCGCAAGGCGCGCCGACGCCTCCCCGTGCTCCTGCTGATCCCGTTGCTGTTGTTCGGCCTGATGTTCTTCGGGTTCTCCTACCTCGTGTCGTCCGAGCCGGACATCGAGGTCCAGACCGGGGTCGGCTTCGCGGCCAGCGACGGCCGCGAGCTCGTGCTGGTGCCGTACGAACGGCATGGCACACGCGGCATGTTCCAGATGATGACCCAGGACATGTTCCAGGTCCGGCTGGCCGCCGTCGACATGGCCACCGGCACGGCCGTCTGGGACACGCAACTGTCCGACAAGCTGGTCTGGGAGGCGTCCGTCCTGGCCGCGGGCCGCAGCCACCTCTACGTGGCCACCGACTCCGGCCTGGTCATCCTCGACCTGCGGACGGGTGCGGAGGTCGCCGCCGGTGGCGCCGTCACCGGCCTGGGCGAGAAGTACGTCGCCGGGCGGGCGGCCTACGGGTACGACCCGGACGGCCGCAGTGTCGTGGCGATGAACGCCGACGGCGCTCTGCTCACCATCGGCCTCGACTCGGTGACCGCGGGTCCGGCCAGGCCCGAGATCGCCGCGAAATGGGCAGGTGTCCTGTCTCCCGGCAGGCCGGACACCAGCCCGAGCGCGACGGCATCCAAGGTCTCGCTCGCCACCGGCGAGCAGGTCCAGTTGCGGGAACGGGCCGTCGGGAACGCCCTGGTCCGGGTAGGGGCCGACAAACGGGAGACCCCGCTCGGCAACGTCGTCTTCCCGAGCGCGGCCCTCGTGGTCGGCGGCGCGACGCCCCAGCACGTACTGGTCCGGCACAACCGGACCGTGAACGACACCGACCCGGCGCTGTCCGTGGTCTCACTGCAAACCGGTGCCGTCACCGGCGCACTGCCCATCGAGTCGTCCCCGGAACGCGCGCTCACCGCTTCCAACGGCACCACGGCGGTGGTCACCCGCACCGAGATCGCCACGGTGACCGCGGACGGCCGGATCTCCGCTCTGACCATCGGCAAGACCGACTTCTTCGGCAACTGA